From the Geminocystis sp. M7585_C2015_104 genome, the window GAATATAAGGTTATGGCAGAACTAAAAGAGGCCATCTCTGTCTGTGAGAAAGAACAGGATTATGAGACTAGAGAAATCCTATTGAAGATTCTAGCAGACACTGAAGAAGACCATATCTACTGGTTGGAACAACAATTGGGTTTGATTGAAAAAATCGGCTTGGCCAACTATCTACAGTCGCAGATGTAGTTGTATGGGGATAGACTGTTATTATTACTACTACTATCCCCACAGAGGATGAAACTTATGGGTATGAAATTTTACCAGGAAATTATCCAAGTTCCCACCCGAGGCAAGTGTCTTCATAACATCACCCATCTAGTAGATAAAGTCATTGCCAACTCCGGCATTCAAACCGGCTTGTGCACAGTTTTTATCCTCCACACCAGTGCTAGTTTAATTATCCAAGAAAATGCCGACCCAGATGTATTGGCGGACTTGAGTAACTTTTTCCAAAAACTAGTGCCTGAAGAGGCTCACTATCTCCATAGTGCCGAAGGAAAGGACGATATGCCAAGTCATATCCGCTCTGTATTGACTAATACTTCAGAGAATTTGATAGTGCGTCAGGGCCGTTTATTATTGGGTACATGGCAAGGTATTTATGTTTGGGAGCATCGCAGTCGCTCTTATAATAGAAAAGTGGCTGTTCATGTCCAAGGGGAGTGATATATTTGTCTTTAACAGTGGGCTGTAAACTGAAAAAATACCCAAAAATAGACTAAAAAAGGTTTCTCCGAGGAAAAATCGGCAGATTGATCCCTTGAACTCACTCTTTCTTTCTTTCTTTTTGGCCTACCCTTGGCTTGAGTCTCAAACTTGAGTCTTATTAAATATGAAACATTTCAGGTGGCTTCCTGTTTTCGTCTTTTTATTTAAAACGGCATTAAAAACTACTATTTACTCCCGGGATAAATTGAAGATGCCCATTGAAAACTGAATCGTATAAATTTAATCTGCTAAGTGGGGCATTGGCTGGGAATTGCAACGGGAAACCTTGTCTTATCCTTTTTGGAGGAATAAAAACAAGTGGTGGGCGTAGGGGGAGTGTTTATTAGTGGGAATGTATAGCATTGAGGGAAGGTTTAACTAAGGGGTGGTTCTCATGATAGGGGCAGTCTGTTAGTATAGCACACCAGTGGGTAGACCCCAAAATCGTGCCCTTTCCTTCAACCAGCCTTCCCTTTTCCACCGGCGGATGACTTGATTTATTTTGTCCTGAAGATGTTGATTTTCTCTCCCTTTTGGGAATACAATGGCTAGGGGATAACTACCAAAAATGGTAGGCAGAAGCCTATAGTTTGGGTTTTCCCGTATCCAGCCAGTCAAAACAGTAACATCCCCAGCAAATGCCTCTATTTCTCCTCTTTCCATCAATTCTAAGGCCTCTTGGTAACTGGTAACCCCCCTCAATTTAGCCTGTGGGAGATGATACTGAATGTCAGCAATGGAGCGAGAATAGTATAAAACGGCAATGAGTGTGGGAGGGGAAAAGGAAGAAAAAGGAGAATTGGCTTTAACAACAATGCCAGTGGCACTGAGATAGTAGTAGTCACTAAAGTCTACCACCCGTTGGCGGGAAGGGTTAAGGGTTACAGAGGCAATGACAAAGTCTACCTGATGGTTAATGACGGCTAAAAGACGTTGTTGGTTAAAAAGGGGCACAAAGGAAATGGCATTTTCATCCCCTAACAATTCTCGGGCCAGACCACGGGCGATGTCAATCTCAAAACCTGTTAAATTCCCATCCCCATCTCGAAAAGCCAAGGGAGGGAGATTATCTTTAACACCCACAATGAATTTTCCCCTCTTCTGGATTGTTACCCATTTGTCTTGAGGTGTGTGGCGAGAGGCAACAATCCTGGAATTAGCCTGAGAAATAGAAGGAAAAAGGAATAACAAACTCAGAAACAGGAAAAACAACCCCTTGGGCTTCATGGATGGTATGGCTTAGCTGGCCTTATGCACATCTATTACACTACCCCGGAAGTTGTAGGTACTACCGTCCAATTCCAACACAGTGCCAATTTTCACCTTCTGATTAGCCAACACCACACCGTCGTCAGTCACCACCCCTCTGCCATGCATATACATTATCATGTCCGTACTCAAATCTACTACAGGACGAGGATCAGGCATGGGTTTAAGACTACCATCGGGTTGTGGTGCCAGCACATACCGAGGTAATTCCTCTACCTCGTCGATGGTTAAACTGCCAGCTGGTTCATTTCTTACTAAGATTTTAACATTAGTGCCCTTTAGGGATTGTATAAACTGCTTGCCGTTTCTAACACTTAAGCCTTTTACCAGCAACTCCACTTCGACTTTGTCGCCGCCACCCCCCACCATTTGGGCGATGGTGCCCCTGGGGCCAGGTATTACAAATATACCTATCAAAGTCAGCACCACTACTAAAATTGCCCCTAAATCCAAAATGTTAATTCTGCCAAAAAGACGTCCTTTCGAGTCGATGATGTTCATTTTTTGTTTAGCCACGGACAACCACCAATCAACCCTTCACAATATATCATATTCCCCCACCGGGCTAACAGGGATATAATGCAACCTGATGCTTGCTGTTGTAGGGGGTAAACTATGGTAAACATCAGAGTAGGCAATGGATACGATATACACCGTCTGGTGGAGGGGAGGAAATTAATTCTGGGGGGGGTGGAAATACCACACCATATGGGGTTATTGGGACATAGTGACGCTGATGTCTTAACTCATGCTATAATGGATGCCCTGTTGGGAGCCCTCAGTTTAGGAGATATTGGCCATTATTTTCCCCCCTCTGAGGCTAAATGGGCCGGTGCTAATAGTTTAGATTTGTTAACACAAGTGTGCCAAGTAGTTAAAAAGGAGGGCTGGCAGGTAGGTAATATCGATAGTGTGGTTGTGGCTGAACGTCCTAAACTTAAACCCTATATCCCCAGTATGGTACACTCCCTGGCTAGTAGGATGAACATTGAGCCCAACAGGATTAGCATTAAAGCTACCACCAACGAGAAATTAGGCCCCATTGGCAGGGAAGAAGGTATTTGTGCCTATGCTGTGGCTCTGCTTTATCGCGATTAAAAAAACTTTACACAGAGTCCAAGGAATGTGTGCCATCGTCAGGAAGTTGACGTATCCTAGAAAAATGAGACTGTAGACCAGTGGCAAGAGGTGGAAAGAACAAGTGAATATACCTAGTAATATTATCACCCTGCTGGCGGGAATTCTCCTAACACTAATTAGTCTTTGGTATGGGCAACACCACGGCTTGCTGCCGGCGGCAGCCTCAGAAGAAGCTGAGGCAGTAGACGGATTGTTTAACTTCATGATGACTATTGCCACCGGCTTGTTTTTAATAGTGGAAGGAGCCCTAGTTTACTGTATTGTCCGATTTAGAAGGAAAAAAAACGACCGCACCGATGGCCCGCCAGTGGAGGGGAATGTGCCTCTGGAAATACTCTGGACGGCCATTCCTACTATTATTGTCTTCATCTTGGCTTTGTATAGCTTTGAAGTGTATAACAGTCTGGGCGGTTTAGATGTAGACACCAGCAAGGATTTGCCCGCCAGTCGCCTGGAAATGGCAGAGGGGGGAAATCATGAAGAGGCCCACCATCATCATTTAGTTGCTTTTAACCCCCATGGAGGACATTTAGCCTTGGGTATCGGCAGTGGCAAGGCTGACTTGGAGGTGGAGGTAAATGCCATTCAGTATGCTTGGATTTTTACTTACCCCGATACAGGTATTATTTCGGGGGAATTACACGTGCCTGTCAATAAACTGGTAAGACTAAAAATGAAGGCTGGGGATGTAATCCATGCCTTCTGGGTGCCCCAGTTAAGACTTAAACAAGATGTTATCCCCGGCAGAGAGTCAGAATTGTCCTTTAAACCCACCAAGATTGGCCATTATCCCATTATCTGTGCTGAGTTGTGTGGGGCATATCATGGAGGCATGAAAACTACCCTCTATGTGGAAAGCGAAGAAGACTACCAGGCATGGGTGGAGAGGAATCTTATTGCCCAAACTCAAGACAATCCCCCCATGGTTTTCTCCCCCACTTCGACCCACTTCCAACATCTTGGCATCACCCAGGATACCCTGGCCCAAATTCCCCATCTTCCTCCCCAGTCCCTATAATTTGTATTTCTTTGTAAATCAGAGTGGATTATGTTAAGTACAGAGTTATTACAAGAGAGGCACGAAAAGAGGGAAAGAAGGCTGATAGACTACTTTACCTTTAACACTGACCACAAGGTAATTGGCATTCAGTACCTAGTAACCTCTTTCCTGTTTTACTTCGTAGGGGGTGCCTTTGCAGAGGCGATGCGCACGGAATTGGCCACCCCTAATCCGGATTTCCTCTCCCCAGAATTATACAATCAGATGTTCACCCTCCATGGCACTATCATGATTTTCCTGTGGATTGTGCCAGCGGGGGCGGCGTTTGCCAACTATCTGATCCCCTTGATGATTGGGGCAGAGGATATGGCTTTCCCTCGTCTAAATGCGGTGGCCTTTTGGTTGTTACCCCCCGGTGGCATCCTGTTGATTGCTAGTTTGCTGGTGGGTGCGCCCCAAGCGGGTTGGACTTCTTATCCCCCCCTCAGTTTGATGACGGGCAAGTGGGGGCAACAGATGTGGATTCTCAGTATCCTATTGTTGGGCACCTCTTCTATTCTAGGGGCTATTAACTTTGCCACCACTATCCTCAAAATGCGGATGAAGGAGATGGACCTACATAGTATGCCCCTTTTCTGCTGGGCCATGTTGGCCACTTCTGCCCTTATCCTCCTTTCTACCCCTGTATTGGCTTCTGCCTTGATCCTTCTTTCCTTTGACCTAATTGCAGGCACCAGCTTTTTCAACCCCGCAGGTGGTGGTGATCCTGTAGTGTACCAACATTTGTTCTGGTTTTACTCCCACCCGGCGGTATATATCATGATTTTGCCCTTTTTTGGGGTAATCTCCGAGGTAATTCCTGTCCACTCCCGCAAGCCCATCTTCGGCTATCGTGCCATTGCCTATTCCAGTTTGGCCATTAGCTTTTTGGGATTGATAGTTTGGGCGCACCATATGTTTACCAGTGGCACCCCTGGCTGGTTACGGATGTTTTTCATGGCCACTACCATGTTAGTAGCCGTGCCCACTGGCATTAAAGTTTTTAGCTGGTGTGCCACCATGTGGGGGGGCAAAATCTCCCTCAACACCCCCATGTTATTCGCCATGGGCTTTATCTCATCCTTCCTAATTGGTGGTTTAACGGGGGTAATGTTGGCTTCTGTGCCCTTTGATATTCATGTCCATGATACCTATTTTGTGGTAGGACACTTCCATTATGTGCTGTTTGGGGGCTCAGCCTTAGCCTTGTTTGCCGGTTTCTATCACTGGTTTCCCAAAATGACGGGCAAGAACTACAACGAGACTCTGGGGAGATTACACTTTCTCCTCACCTTCCTGGGATTCAATATTACCTTTATGCCCATGCACCAATTAGGACTAATGGGGATGAATAGGCGTATCGCTTTGTATGACCCTCAATTTCAACCTTTGAACATGCTAAGCACCGCCGGCGCCTATTTGCTGGCTGTCTCCACCATCCCCTTCCTCATCAACGTAGTATGGAGCCTTCTCAAAGGCACTAAAGCGGAAAGGAATCCCTGGAATGCCCTTACTCTGGAATGGCAAACGGCTTCTCCCCCTCTTATCGAGAATTTTGAAGAGGAGCCTATTTTATGGAGTGGCCCATACGACTATGGTGTTGACAACCAGTCTGAAGCCACTGCCGAATCCGTCGAGGAAATGTTAGCTGATGTATCTGGAAAGTAATACTAGAAATAAATACCTATGACCACCACAGCCATTGATAGTAGAGTTGTCCTACCGGGAGAGGGTAAAAGTCGTCACCACCATCATCCGGACCATCGTCTTTTCGGGTTAGTATTGTTTTTGGTGGCGGAGGGTATGATCTTTTTCGGGCTTTTTAGTGCCTATTTAATATACTTTGCCACCATCCCCCAATGGCCTTTTGGCATTGAATTGGACTTGTTTCTCCCTAGCATTAACACCTTTATCCTTGTCAGTAGTAGTTTTGTAATGCACCAGGGTCAAAGAGCCATCAAAAAGGACGATGTTAGGGGATTACAATTCTGGTTTAGCCTCACCGCCATTATGGGGATTATATTCCTTTTAGGACAAGGTTACGAGTACACCCATGCCGGTTTTGGTTTGACAGACAATCTATTTGCCAGTTGTTTTTACGTATTGACAGGCTTCCACGGCTTACACGTCACTGCAGGTTTATTGTTTATTTTCGCCACCCTCTGGCGCTCCCTAACACCAGGGCATTATTCTAAAGACAGACACTTCGGGGTAGAAGCCTCAGAATTGTATTGGCATTTTGTGGATGTGGTTTGGATTGTCTTGTTTATTCTAATTTACCTCCTGCCATTAACTCCATAAGGCTATCTGCCGTAAAAGGGGGGAAACCTACCCCCCATTTTTTCACTAGTCTATACTACTTGCCTATGTTAGCCAGGATGTCTTGGGCGTGGGTGTCTACCTTAACTTTTTCATCCACATGGGTGATAATGCCTTCAGGGTTGATGATGTAAGTCACCCTTTTGGCGTAACCACCTCCATCCACATCATAGGCTTTGGTAATACTGCCGTCGGTATCTGCCAGTAGTTTAAAGGGCAAACCGTATTTTTCCTTAAACCTCTTATGAGAGGCTTCGTCGTCTCTGCTTACCCCCAAAACTACTATATCCTTGTTTTTGAACTCTTCGTACTTGTCTCGGAAACTTTGAGCCTCTTTGGTGCAACCGGGGGTATCGTCTTTGGGGTAAAAGTATAATACCACTACCTTACCAGTATAATCAGACAGAGAAACAGTATTCCCCTCTTCATCCTTGGCAGTGAAATTAGGCGCTTTGGTGCCTACTGCTAAAACCATAATCCCCTCCTAAAATTGAATATAATATCTCCTCTTTTCTACTTTACAATACTTAACAAAATATGAGAATACCTCTGCCCTTAAATTTTGATCCCCCAAAACCCCTTACCATTTACGATTATCAAGACATCAGTGTTGTTTTTTCTATAGATAGTGTTCAATCATTTCTATTTAATTTTACCCCTATAATCCCTCAGGGGTGGCGACTACAAAAAACCATTATTAGTTCCAATTGTAGTACTTTTTGCTTCCAGAACCTCAGGATTACTCTTGAAAAAAAACAAGTGTCTTTTTCGGGGAAAATAAGTCAATTTTCTCCAGAAATAGAAGCGGTGATTGACAAGTTCTTCCTCAACTATATCAAACCCAGAAATCAAACAACTCTCCTGGTATTTAGGAGGCTGGTGTCCATCCCGGGAAAGTCGGGGGTAGCGGGAAATTTCATAAGACAGACTGTTTTAAAGTTTCCAGAAGATAGGTGGCAAATAAGAGGACAAAGACCGAAGAAAATACTGCTAAATTTTGCCTACCAATTGGAGGGAAAGAAGGTAACAATAAGCCTTATTGACGGTGACTTGAAAAGGGAAAAACAACAGCACTCCTGTTTGCTATTTAAGGGTGTTGCTCAACCAGAGGGAGTGGCTGACTTGATGGGAGTTTGTCACGAATACCACCGTTGGTTTAATCAAATAGTAAATAAGGACTTCTTGGGTTGTGTATAAGTGTTATTTCCCTCCCTCCATAGCTTGTAAATACTCCATAGCAGCCTGTAAACGAGACTCATAGGATTGGGCAAATTGTTCAAACCAAAAGCCCTCATCTGAGTAGGGATCTAAATTCTTCAAGAATTCCTCTGCCTTTTGTATAAGTTGTTTTTCCTTCCTCCTTTTCTCCGCCTCTTGTCTTCTGATTTCCTCTACGTCTTGCAGGGTATTTTTGTTAGATTCTGTTCTTCTTTTTTGTTCAAATTGTCTGGTAATATCAGCAAAAAGCGATTGAGTATCAATTTGGCTACTGGGCTGGGGTTTAGGCTTGTTTTTATCCTTAAATTGTTTTTCTATGTCGGAAAATAAATCATCATCCTTCTGGGTTTCAGCGGAGACATTCTTCCTGTCTGAAGGGTGGTATTGTTGTTTACTCTTCTCTTTAAACTGCCTTTCTATATCGGAAAACAAATCATCCCCTTCTAGATTTTCAGTAGGGATATTGTCTTTAGCCGATGGGAAAGAATTCTTATCCTTTTTCTGCTTAAATTCCGCCTCGATTTCCCTTTTCGCCCCTTCTAAGCCCGAGGAAAGTACATTCTCTTTTGCCGTTGGCGTCGGCTTGTCTTCTTTTCGGAAACCCTTTTCAATACTGGCAAAAAACTCGTCAATATCACCAGTGCCCATGGTATTGCCCCAAAAGAGTCAGAAGGCCCCCATTTTCATTCTACTACGACAGGGGAAAAAAGGGAATAGGAATGGATTCCCTAACCCCCTAAACCCCACTCCTTACATCCTACCCCCTTTATCCTACTCCCATTCCCAAAGTTTCCCGGAGACGATTGGTGGCGGCTACCATGTTTTTGAGGGAGGGTATTACTTCTTCCCATCTTCTGGTTTTTAAACCACAGTCGGGATTAACCCAAATCTGCTGTGGCGGTAAATGGGATATCCCCTCTTGTAATTGACGGAATATCTGGTCTACACTGGGGATAGCTGGACTGTGAACGTCGTAAACCCCATTGCCCACCTGTTTTTGATAGCCCGCCCTTGTAATTTGCAATAGGGTTTCGTTGTTACTCCGACTATTTTCAATGGAAAGTACGTCGGCATCCAGACGCTCAATGTGTTCGATAATGTCCCCAAATTGAGAATAGCACATGTGTGTGTGAATCTGAGTTTCAGGACGAGCACCAGCAGAGGCTAGACGGAAGGCATCCACCGCCCAGCGGAGATACTCATCCCAACGACTCTTCTTCAAGGGCAACCCCTCCCGCAAAGCTGGTTCATCTATTTGAATCATACAAGCCCCAGCCGCCTCTAAATCAGCCACCTCATCCCTCAATGCCAAGGCAATCTGCATCGCCTGTTGGGCCCGGGGTATATCTGCACGGGGGAATGACCAGTTGACCATGGTTACCGGCCCTGTTAACATGCCCTTTACTGGTTTTTTAGTGAGGGATTGAGCTACTTTGAATTCTCGTACTGTCATAGGCTCCAACCGGGATACATCCCCATAAATGATAGGAGGACGTACGCAACGACTGCCATAGCTTTGTACCCAACCATATTCAGTAAAGGCAAAACCAACCAGCTTTTGAGCAAAGAATTCTACCATGTCTGTCCGTTCAAACTCCCCGTGCACCAGCACATCCAAGCCAATTTCCTCCTGGAGGCGAATACAGTTGGCAATCTCTGCATCGATGGCCTTTTGGTACTCCTCCTGACTGATTTCCCCTCGTTTTAATTTTAGCCGCAGTTGCCTGATTTCTTTGGTTTGCGGGAATGAGCCAATGGTGGTAGTGGGAAAAGGAGGTAGTTTCGGTTGTAGTTCTCTGCGTTTCTCGTAAGGCAGTTGACGCTCCAATTGTTCGGGGGTAAGGCTTTCTAGACGTTTTTGCACTTTTTCATTAACGGGACTAAAGGCGCGAAACTCCTGCCACTTCTCCTCCCAAGGCTGCAACAATTCTTCTAGAATCCCTTCCTCTAATCCCCTGGCTATGAGTTTCACCTCCGTCAACT encodes:
- the metE gene encoding 5-methyltetrahydropteroyltriglutamate--homocysteine S-methyltransferase; protein product: MSIVTATVGYPRIGANRELKKALEAYWSGKISTEELLQVEKRIQHYNWQQQQDAGIERIGVGDSSLYDPVLDWSVRLGIIPPRFRALSGLERYFAMARGKEGIPALEMTKWFDTNYHYLVPEISDYSLFPPDFSDFLAKITSAKEKLGERATPIILGLLTFLRLSRMGVELERVFNELSPRYVDLLKQLKALGVSEVQIHEPALVLEDANHWRQYYEKLYDELAAVGIPIHLVTYFDDLGGAYPWVVQLPVTTISLDFTRGNNLELLCSYGFPADKQLGVGIVDARNVWTVQPQVLLATLNRIQQVTSNLRIHPSASLQFVPYDVTREKQLPKPLGQVLSFAVQKLTEVKLIARGLEEGILEELLQPWEEKWQEFRAFSPVNEKVQKRLESLTPEQLERQLPYEKRRELQPKLPPFPTTTIGSFPQTKEIRQLRLKLKRGEISQEEYQKAIDAEIANCIRLQEEIGLDVLVHGEFERTDMVEFFAQKLVGFAFTEYGWVQSYGSRCVRPPIIYGDVSRLEPMTVREFKVAQSLTKKPVKGMLTGPVTMVNWSFPRADIPRAQQAMQIALALRDEVADLEAAGACMIQIDEPALREGLPLKKSRWDEYLRWAVDAFRLASAGARPETQIHTHMCYSQFGDIIEHIERLDADVLSIENSRSNNETLLQITRAGYQKQVGNGVYDVHSPAIPSVDQIFRQLQEGISHLPPQQIWVNPDCGLKTRRWEEVIPSLKNMVAATNRLRETLGMGVG
- a CDS encoding DUF4330 domain-containing protein, which codes for MNIIDSKGRLFGRINILDLGAILVVVLTLIGIFVIPGPRGTIAQMVGGGGDKVEVELLVKGLSVRNGKQFIQSLKGTNVKILVRNEPAGSLTIDEVEELPRYVLAPQPDGSLKPMPDPRPVVDLSTDMIMYMHGRGVVTDDGVVLANQKVKIGTVLELDGSTYNFRGSVIDVHKAS
- a CDS encoding YjbQ family protein; this encodes MKFYQEIIQVPTRGKCLHNITHLVDKVIANSGIQTGLCTVFILHTSASLIIQENADPDVLADLSNFFQKLVPEEAHYLHSAEGKDDMPSHIRSVLTNTSENLIVRQGRLLLGTWQGIYVWEHRSRSYNRKVAVHVQGE
- a CDS encoding cytochrome c oxidase subunit II, whose translation is MNIPSNIITLLAGILLTLISLWYGQHHGLLPAAASEEAEAVDGLFNFMMTIATGLFLIVEGALVYCIVRFRRKKNDRTDGPPVEGNVPLEILWTAIPTIIVFILALYSFEVYNSLGGLDVDTSKDLPASRLEMAEGGNHEEAHHHHLVAFNPHGGHLALGIGSGKADLEVEVNAIQYAWIFTYPDTGIISGELHVPVNKLVRLKMKAGDVIHAFWVPQLRLKQDVIPGRESELSFKPTKIGHYPIICAELCGAYHGGMKTTLYVESEEDYQAWVERNLIAQTQDNPPMVFSPTSTHFQHLGITQDTLAQIPHLPPQSL
- the ctaD gene encoding cytochrome c oxidase subunit I; protein product: MLSTELLQERHEKRERRLIDYFTFNTDHKVIGIQYLVTSFLFYFVGGAFAEAMRTELATPNPDFLSPELYNQMFTLHGTIMIFLWIVPAGAAFANYLIPLMIGAEDMAFPRLNAVAFWLLPPGGILLIASLLVGAPQAGWTSYPPLSLMTGKWGQQMWILSILLLGTSSILGAINFATTILKMRMKEMDLHSMPLFCWAMLATSALILLSTPVLASALILLSFDLIAGTSFFNPAGGGDPVVYQHLFWFYSHPAVYIMILPFFGVISEVIPVHSRKPIFGYRAIAYSSLAISFLGLIVWAHHMFTSGTPGWLRMFFMATTMLVAVPTGIKVFSWCATMWGGKISLNTPMLFAMGFISSFLIGGLTGVMLASVPFDIHVHDTYFVVGHFHYVLFGGSALALFAGFYHWFPKMTGKNYNETLGRLHFLLTFLGFNITFMPMHQLGLMGMNRRIALYDPQFQPLNMLSTAGAYLLAVSTIPFLINVVWSLLKGTKAERNPWNALTLEWQTASPPLIENFEEEPILWSGPYDYGVDNQSEATAESVEEMLADVSGK
- a CDS encoding transporter substrate-binding domain-containing protein — its product is MKPKGLFFLFLSLLFLFPSISQANSRIVASRHTPQDKWVTIQKRGKFIVGVKDNLPPLAFRDGDGNLTGFEIDIARGLARELLGDENAISFVPLFNQQRLLAVINHQVDFVIASVTLNPSRQRVVDFSDYYYLSATGIVVKANSPFSSFSPPTLIAVLYYSRSIADIQYHLPQAKLRGVTSYQEALELMERGEIEAFAGDVTVLTGWIRENPNYRLLPTIFGSYPLAIVFPKGRENQHLQDKINQVIRRWKREGWLKERARFWGLPTGVLY
- a CDS encoding 2-C-methyl-D-erythritol 2,4-cyclodiphosphate synthase, which gives rise to MVNIRVGNGYDIHRLVEGRKLILGGVEIPHHMGLLGHSDADVLTHAIMDALLGALSLGDIGHYFPPSEAKWAGANSLDLLTQVCQVVKKEGWQVGNIDSVVVAERPKLKPYIPSMVHSLASRMNIEPNRISIKATTNEKLGPIGREEGICAYAVALLYRD
- a CDS encoding heme-copper oxidase subunit III, yielding MTTTAIDSRVVLPGEGKSRHHHHPDHRLFGLVLFLVAEGMIFFGLFSAYLIYFATIPQWPFGIELDLFLPSINTFILVSSSFVMHQGQRAIKKDDVRGLQFWFSLTAIMGIIFLLGQGYEYTHAGFGLTDNLFASCFYVLTGFHGLHVTAGLLFIFATLWRSLTPGHYSKDRHFGVEASELYWHFVDVVWIVLFILIYLLPLTP
- a CDS encoding peroxiredoxin, producing MVLAVGTKAPNFTAKDEEGNTVSLSDYTGKVVVLYFYPKDDTPGCTKEAQSFRDKYEEFKNKDIVVLGVSRDDEASHKRFKEKYGLPFKLLADTDGSITKAYDVDGGGYAKRVTYIINPEGIITHVDEKVKVDTHAQDILANIGK